A genomic window from Solanum dulcamara chromosome 11, daSolDulc1.2, whole genome shotgun sequence includes:
- the LOC129875067 gene encoding exonuclease 1, producing the protein MGIQGLLPLLKSIMLPINIKDLNGCSVAVDTYSWLHKGALSCSKELCKGIPTTKHIDYCLHRVNLLRHYGVKPILVFDGGPLPMKNEQENKRGRSRKENLSRAIEHETNGNMTAAYECYQKAVDISPSVAHDLIQVLKRENVCYVVAPYEADAQMTFLAISKQVDAVITEDSDLIAFGCPRIIYKMDKFGQGLEFQYSKLDQNKDLTLTGFTKQMLLEMCILSGCDYLQSLPGMGLKKAHALIKKFKSYDKVIKHLRYNTAAVSPMYEESFKRAIMTFQHQRVYDLMSEDLVHLSEVSDYGSQDLDFLGPLIPTEVAQGIAKGDIDPFTMMPFQKECTTAELVDSRTYELNDFKVEGERRKLDLPAQKNLLTNYFCTASLVAKQKFRAPRTSPILPKSKVGVSSPWADSKKGADSYKFESLPMSSPDPLGVSSAVVDDDILLKASTCLESKSQELLEEEEIENGLGLQPVPLQHPICKPCITLSKEHALDLSESKTRAAKKKVIVRSSYFLKNNKKKEDIQDDKSEINEAAIDKSCSSIRENDYDSMSDAMNGAMVSAFKNATPQNSYFQLKPSARNVHAGDTEQKVNKRVIVRSSYFQKNLANENSQGNLDAAAELEHTNPKASSGDDCTERRLKKKKVTFIDTLQMENASAECFEADTSGNQGDFNFDLDDSTTETKERQGKFGSNISHLGHYSQISEKSMDNFVSVISSFRYTSNGSRASGLRAPLKDIKNTSTNRSAINMDLSKFVYKPTKQKQLSACRRV; encoded by the exons ATGGGTATACAAGGCCTTTTGCCCCTTTTGAAATCGATAATGTTACCCATAAACATCAAAGACTTGAATGGCTGCAGTGTTGCTGTTGATACATATTCTTGGCTGCACAAGGGTGCCCTTTCTTGCAGCAAAGAACTCTGTAAAGGCATTCCTACTACCAA GCATATTGATTATTGCCTGCACAGAGTGAATTTATTGCGCCATTATGGTGTCAAACCTATTCTTGTGTTTGATGGAGGTCCCTTACCAATGAAGAATGAACAGGAGAACAAGCGGGGAAG GTCTAGGAAGGAAAACCTTTCTCGTGCAATAGAGCATGAAACTAATGGAAACATGACTGCTGCTTATGAGTGCTATCAGAAGGCTGTTGATATATCACCTTCAGTGGCTCACGATCTAATACAG GTCCTAAAGCGGGAAAATGTTTGTTATGTtgtggctccttatgaagcagATGCCCAAATGACCTTTTTGGCCATCAGCAAACAGGTTGATGCTGTTATAACCGAGGACTCAGATTTAATAGCATTTGGTTGTCCTAGG ATTATTTACAAAATGGATAAGTTTGGGcaaggtcttgagtttcagtATTCCAAGCTGGACCAAAATAAGGACCTGACTTTAACAGGTTTCACAAAGCAGATGCTTCTTGAGATGTGCATCTTGAGCGGTTGTGACTATTTGCAGTCCCTGCCTGGAATGGGCCTAAAAAAAGCTCATGCACTTATAAAAAAGTTCAAGAGTTATGACAAA GTCATTAAGCACTTGAGGTACAATACTGCTGCAGTTTCTCCTATGTATGAAGAATCTTTCAAAAGAGCAATTATGACCTTCCAGCATCAACGAGTTTATGATCTCATGTCTGAAGATCTAGTTCATTTGTCCGAGGTCTCTGACTATGGTAGTCAAGATCTAGATTTCCTAGGCCC GCTGATACCTACAGAAGTAGCTCAAGGAATAGCAAAAGGTGACATTGATCCTTTCACTATGATGCCATTTCAG AAAGAATGCACCACTGCTGAACTGGTGGATAGCAGAACTTATGAGTTGAATGACTTCAAAGTGGAAGGTGAAAGGAGGAAGCTTGATTTGCCTGCACAGAAAAATCTCCTAACCAACTACTTCT GCACTGCTTCTCTTGTAGCAAAGCAGAAGTTTAGGGCCCCAAGAACTAGCCCTATTCTTCCAAAGTCGAAGGTTGGAGTTTCAAGCCCTTGGGCAGACAGTAAAAAGGGAGCCGATTCTTATAAATTTGAGAGCTTGCCAATGTCCTCGCCTGATCCTCTGGGTGTATCTTCTGCTGTG GTGGATGATGATATTCTCTTGAAAGCTTCCACGTGTTTGGAGTCAAAAAGTCAAG AACTACTGGAAGAGGAAGAAATTGAAAATGGCCTAGGACTACAACCTGTTCCACTTCAGCATCCAATATGTAAACCCTGCATCACATTGAGTAAGGAGCATGCTCTGGATTTAAGTGAGAGCAAGACACGAGCAGCCAAAAAAAAAGTGATAGTGAGGAGCAGCTATTTTCTgaagaataacaaaaaaaaggaagataTTCAGGATGATAAGAGTGAGATAAATGAGGCTGCCATTGATAAATCTTGTAGCAGCATTCGGGAGAATGATTATGATTCTATGTCAGATGCAATGAACGGAGCAATGGTATCAGCATTTAAAAATGCCACTCcacaaaattcttattttcagCTCAAGCCATCTGCCCGAAATG TTCACGCAGGTGATACTGAACAGAAAGTGAACAAAAGAGTAATAGTAAGGAGTTCTTATTTTCAGAAGaacttggcaaatgaaaattctCAGGGCAACTTGGATGCTGCTGCTGAGCTGGAACATACAAATCCCAAGGCTTCTTCAGGAGATGACTGCACTGAAAGgagattaaagaaaaagaaggttACCTTCATTGACACTCTTCAAATG GAAAATGCAAGTGCCGAATGTTTTGAGGCTGACACATCTGGCAATCAAG GCGACTTCAACTTCGACCTAGATGATTCAACTACGGAGACAAAGGAAAGACAAGGGAAATTCGGTTCCAACATCTCTCATTTAGGACATTATTCTCAAATATCAGAGAAATCAATGGACAATTTTGTTTCGGTCATATCATCATTTAGATACACCTCCAATGGTTCTCGAGCCAGTGGGCTCCGAGCCCCTCTAAAAGATATTAAGAATACCAGCACTAATAG GTCTGCTATTAACATGGATCTAAGCAAGTTTGTGTACAAGCCAACAAAGCAAAAGCAATTATCAGCATGTCGTAGGGTCTAA
- the LOC129872618 gene encoding protein S40-3, which yields MAEEFQESEVLFPQEHETELQHSAEEEAEDKYAFQIGHFNNKVSMIRNVIMNQDTDSVPMNKASWFTEIKYNEFVDDEMEMVPPHLIIKRRIARKMMAFSICTGYERTLKGRNLRQTEPSTNSSS from the exons ATGGCTGAAGAATTTCAGGAAAGCGAAGTGCTTTTTCCTCAAGAGCATGAAACGGAGCTTCAACATTCAGCTGAGGAAGAAGCAGAAGACAAATATGCCTTCCAAATTGGCCATTTTAACAACAAGGTATCCATGATacggaatgtaatcatgaatcAGGATACCGATTCTGTACCAATGAACAAAGCTTCATGGTTCACGGAAATTAAATACAACGAGTTCGTAGATGATGAAATGGAAATGGTGCCGCCCCATTTAATAATTAAACGGAGAATTGCCAGAAAAATGATGGCATTTTCAATTTGCACAGGATATGAAAGGACGCTCAAGGGAAGGAATTTGCGTCAA ACAGAGCCCAGCACAAACAGCTCTTCTTAA